One Streptomyces sp. NBC_00102 DNA segment encodes these proteins:
- a CDS encoding MarR family winged helix-turn-helix transcriptional regulator, producing the protein MSETTELGPDEPSLDEQIAAYQREYSDLDPQVEQVVSALGRLNRRMNVAYGRQLAALGISNAEWEVLKTLVLVGSPYRLGPGELAKRLGLTPAAMTHRIDRMAAEGLVTRDRDESNRVRVIVEVTDEGRAKWLEAMRMATVFEEDVLQDLSGDERGVLSELLFRLLRRVEEAQPDAGGRLTDLS; encoded by the coding sequence ATGTCCGAAACCACCGAGCTGGGCCCCGACGAGCCGAGCCTCGACGAGCAGATCGCGGCCTACCAGCGCGAATACAGCGACCTGGACCCGCAGGTCGAGCAGGTCGTATCGGCCCTGGGGCGGCTCAACCGTCGGATGAACGTCGCCTACGGAAGACAGCTCGCGGCCCTGGGCATCAGCAACGCCGAGTGGGAGGTCCTGAAGACCCTCGTCCTCGTAGGCAGCCCCTACCGCCTGGGCCCCGGCGAACTGGCGAAGCGCCTCGGGCTCACCCCCGCGGCCATGACGCACCGCATCGACCGCATGGCGGCCGAGGGCCTCGTCACCCGCGACCGGGACGAGAGCAACCGGGTACGCGTCATCGTGGAGGTCACCGACGAAGGCCGCGCGAAGTGGCTGGAAGCGATGCGCATGGCGACCGTCTTCGAGGAGGACGTCCTCCAGGACCTCTCCGGCGACGAACGCGGAGTCCTCAGCGAGCTGCTGTTCCGGCTGCTGCGCCGGGTGGAGGAAGCCCAGCCGGACGCGGGCGGCCGGCTCACCGATCTCTCCTGA
- a CDS encoding MFS transporter, with protein sequence MGAALRRIQLGSALSAFGTGFTVPYLYVYVAQVRGLGAGTAGVVLAVFAMAALVVLPFTGRVIDRRGPLPVLMGASVVASAGVASLGFAGGVTTAVLSAAVLGAGAAVMQPALATLLVRSSTATTRTRAFAMQFFLQNLGMGIGGLVGGQIVDTDRPGSFTLLFVVEAVMFLVLGAVVSTVRLPHAPVVPRSADGAGTATDGRGGLRAMLSHRAMVQLCVLGFVVFFACYGQFESGLAAYGTEAAGIEPSALGLALAANTAAIVLAQFVVLRLVERRKRSRVIAGVGLIWAFAWVVAGYAGLGHGSQTMATAAMISTYALFGLGESMLSPTVAPLVADLAPESMVGQYNSVFALCKQLALALGPAVGGPMGASLHAPYILTFVLVSLGITVLALRLGRRLTPVQDQPSLAALPSRVVAVSLPEPTGPVPAHAPTV encoded by the coding sequence ATGGGCGCAGCGCTGCGGCGGATTCAGCTGGGGAGCGCGCTGTCCGCGTTCGGTACCGGGTTCACCGTTCCGTATCTGTACGTCTACGTGGCGCAGGTACGCGGTCTCGGCGCCGGTACGGCGGGAGTCGTGCTGGCGGTTTTCGCGATGGCAGCACTGGTCGTCCTTCCGTTCACCGGGCGGGTCATCGACCGGCGCGGTCCGTTGCCGGTGCTGATGGGCGCCTCGGTCGTGGCGTCGGCCGGCGTCGCGTCGCTCGGCTTCGCGGGCGGGGTGACGACGGCGGTGCTGTCGGCCGCCGTGCTCGGCGCGGGTGCCGCGGTCATGCAGCCGGCGCTCGCCACCCTGCTCGTCCGTTCTTCCACCGCCACGACCCGTACCCGCGCCTTCGCCATGCAGTTCTTCCTGCAGAACCTGGGCATGGGCATCGGCGGGCTGGTCGGCGGGCAGATCGTCGACACGGACCGGCCGGGGTCGTTCACCCTGCTCTTCGTGGTCGAGGCCGTGATGTTCCTGGTGCTCGGCGCCGTCGTGAGCACCGTGCGGCTGCCCCACGCGCCCGTCGTGCCGCGCTCCGCCGACGGGGCCGGTACCGCGACGGACGGCCGGGGCGGGCTGCGGGCGATGCTGTCGCACCGGGCCATGGTCCAGCTCTGTGTGCTGGGCTTCGTGGTGTTCTTCGCCTGCTACGGCCAGTTCGAGTCCGGGCTCGCGGCGTACGGCACCGAGGCCGCCGGCATCGAACCGTCCGCACTGGGCCTGGCGCTGGCCGCCAACACGGCCGCGATCGTCCTCGCCCAGTTCGTGGTGCTGCGGCTGGTGGAGCGGCGCAAGCGCAGCCGGGTGATCGCCGGAGTCGGCCTGATCTGGGCCTTCGCCTGGGTGGTGGCCGGTTACGCGGGCCTCGGGCACGGCAGCCAGACCATGGCAACGGCCGCGATGATCTCGACGTACGCCCTCTTCGGGCTCGGCGAGTCGATGCTGTCTCCCACCGTCGCCCCGCTCGTCGCCGATCTGGCGCCCGAGTCGATGGTCGGGCAGTACAACTCGGTGTTCGCCCTGTGCAAGCAGCTCGCGCTGGCGCTCGGACCCGCGGTCGGGGGTCCGATGGGGGCCTCGCTGCACGCCCCGTACATCCTGACGTTCGTCCTGGTGTCGCTGGGGATCACGGTGCTGGCGCTGCGGCTGGGACGACGGCTCACCCCGGTGCAGGACCAGCCCTCGCTCGCCGCCCTGCCGTCACGGGTGGTCGCGGTGTCCCTGCCCGAGCCGACGGGACCCGTCCCGGCGCACGCGCCGACCGTCTGA
- a CDS encoding SpoIIE family protein phosphatase gives MNFTRWSARLPGTQRRAAARDDRGSVPAARAEYAQSESPAPQAGTAVPPTPDEPPAGAPQKSGGAGTVPVLDDLPAREILGRLPAPVALFHGPDHRVAYVNAAYETAFGPRPCGAPAAETMPELAELSVLPLMDQVLRSGTPRTVKSRRTLGGSSYTVTCTPVTPWDTEGGSPAEGTLREGGVLVHAADVTDHAEAAERLRTSERRHREMAVTLQRSLLPQELEQPDDLRIAATYQPGGTDAAVGGDWYDVITLGAGRTALVIGDVMGRGVRAAAVMGQLRTAVRAYARLDLPPHEVLQLLDGLAAEIDATQIATCVYAVHDPNEGHLVFASAGHLPILVCDEDGTVHVAEDPTGPPLGTGGWIHTSGTIALPPGSTAVLYTDGLVERRSEDIDEGVAALGRALSGAKGSPQVVCDRLIRSLGVTAEHDDDVAVLVVQHPARKGADAELFHNASLDLLGGVEAAPRARAFATGVLTSWRFPDELRDRGVLAASELVANSLQHGTPPTRLGLRRTDRRLIIEVTDGDDHLPRRRRAEPGDESGRGIAIVAAVATSWGSRRTPGGGKAVWCEFALPR, from the coding sequence GTGAACTTCACGCGCTGGAGCGCCCGTCTTCCCGGAACGCAGCGTCGCGCCGCCGCCCGGGACGACCGCGGTTCCGTCCCCGCTGCCCGGGCCGAGTACGCACAGTCGGAATCCCCCGCCCCGCAGGCCGGCACGGCCGTCCCGCCGACTCCCGACGAGCCGCCCGCCGGTGCCCCGCAGAAGTCCGGCGGCGCCGGCACGGTGCCGGTCCTCGACGACCTGCCGGCCCGCGAGATCCTCGGCCGGCTCCCCGCACCCGTGGCGCTGTTCCACGGCCCCGACCACCGGGTCGCGTACGTCAACGCCGCATACGAGACGGCCTTCGGCCCCCGCCCCTGCGGCGCGCCCGCCGCCGAGACCATGCCGGAACTCGCCGAGCTCAGCGTGCTGCCCCTGATGGACCAGGTCCTGCGCAGCGGCACCCCGCGCACGGTCAAGTCCCGCCGGACCCTCGGCGGCAGCTCGTACACCGTGACCTGCACACCCGTCACCCCCTGGGACACCGAGGGCGGCTCGCCGGCCGAGGGGACGCTGCGCGAGGGCGGCGTACTGGTGCACGCGGCCGACGTCACCGACCACGCCGAAGCGGCCGAACGGCTCCGCACCAGCGAACGCCGCCACCGCGAGATGGCCGTCACCCTCCAGCGCTCACTGCTCCCGCAGGAGCTGGAGCAGCCGGACGACCTGCGGATCGCCGCGACCTACCAGCCCGGCGGCACGGACGCGGCGGTCGGAGGCGACTGGTACGACGTCATCACCCTGGGCGCCGGCCGCACCGCCCTCGTCATCGGCGACGTGATGGGCCGCGGGGTCCGGGCCGCGGCCGTCATGGGCCAGCTGCGCACGGCGGTGCGCGCGTACGCCCGCCTCGACCTGCCCCCGCACGAGGTGCTCCAGCTGCTCGACGGCCTGGCGGCCGAGATCGACGCCACCCAGATCGCCACCTGCGTCTACGCGGTGCACGACCCCAACGAGGGCCACCTCGTCTTCGCCTCGGCCGGACACCTGCCGATCCTGGTGTGCGACGAGGACGGGACGGTGCACGTCGCCGAGGACCCGACCGGCCCGCCGCTGGGTACGGGCGGCTGGATCCACACCTCCGGCACGATCGCGCTGCCGCCCGGTTCGACCGCCGTCCTTTATACGGACGGTCTGGTGGAGCGCCGCAGCGAGGACATCGACGAGGGCGTGGCCGCGCTCGGCCGGGCGCTCTCCGGCGCGAAGGGCTCTCCGCAGGTCGTCTGCGACCGGCTGATCCGTTCCCTGGGAGTGACCGCCGAGCACGACGACGACGTGGCGGTCCTGGTGGTCCAGCACCCCGCGCGCAAGGGCGCGGACGCGGAACTCTTCCACAACGCCTCGCTCGATCTCCTCGGCGGAGTGGAGGCGGCGCCGCGCGCCCGGGCCTTCGCCACCGGGGTGCTGACCTCCTGGCGCTTCCCGGACGAGCTGCGCGACCGCGGTGTGCTGGCCGCGAGCGAGTTGGTCGCCAACTCGCTCCAGCACGGCACCCCGCCCACCCGTCTGGGGCTCCGGCGCACCGACCGGCGGCTGATCATCGAGGTGACGGACGGGGACGACCACCTGCCGCGCCGCCGGAGGGCGGAGCCGGGAGACGAGTCGGGGCGCGGCATCGCGATCGTCGCCGCGGTCGCCACGTCCTGGGGGAGCCGCCGCACCCCGGGCGGGGGCAAGGCGGTGTGGTGCGAGTTCGCGCTGCCCCGGTGA